AAACCCCTGGCGGCCCACTGGGCGCACATGCTGGTTCACGGCATACTGCACCTGCGCGGCTACGACCACCAGGGCGATGCCGAGGCGGAAGAAATGGAGGCCCTGGAGCGACAGATCCTCGCCGAGTTGGGCTTTGCCGATCCCTATGTCTGACCCAGACCCAAAAAGCGCCCCTGAGGAAGGTTGCAGAATGAAGTTTGAAGGGTGAAAAAACGGTCCAAGCCCGACCTACAGCCTGAGCCGCCTCAACCCAGAATAATGAAATCTCTTCAGAACACTTCGGGACCGGGGCCTGGACTACTGGCAAGGCTTCCCGCCGGCCCCTGGTCCTATCCCCTGGCCTTTGCCGCCGGTGCCCTTGGCGTGCTGGGCTTTGCCCCCTTCGCCTGGTTTCCCCTGCTGGCGCTGGGGCAGGGCCTGCTGTTCTGGCTGCTGCTTGATGCCAGCCCGCGCCGGGGACTGGGCCTGGGCTATGCCTATGGCTTGGGCCTGATGGGCCTTGGCGTCAGCTGGCTGCGTATCAGCCTGGCCGAGTTTGCCTATGTGCCGCCTTGGCTGGCGGGCCTTTATACCCTGGGTTTTGTTCTCTGCATGGCCCTGTATTACGGCCTGGCGGGCTGGGCGATAGCGCGCCTGGGGCAGGGTCGCGGCCTGCGGGCACGTCTGCTGTTGCTGGCTCCATCGGTCTGGCTGTTGCTGGAATGGCTGCGTGGCTGGCTGTTTACCGGCTTCCCCTGGCTACAGACCGGCTACGCCTGGATCGACAGCCCCCTGGCGGGCTTCGCCCCCCTGTTCGGGGCGCAGGGCATGGGCCTGCTCGGCCTCTGGCTGGCTGCTGCCCTGGCCTGGCTGCTGATCGGGCCAAGACGCTTGCAGGCCCTGGGCCTGCTGGCGCTGATCCCCCTGGCGGGCCTGTTGCTGCAACAGGCCAGCTGGTCGCAGCCGCTGGGCGGCCCGTTTCGCGTCAGCCTGATCCAGGCCAACATCCCGCAGAGCCTGAAATGGAAGCCGGACCATCTGCGCGAGTCGGTCGCGGCGCACCTGGCACTGACCCGCCAGCACTGGGATAGCCAGCTGATCATCTGGCCGGAAACGGCAGTGCCGGCCATGGCCGGGCGGGTACAGACATCCCTGCTACAGCCGCTGGACCAGGAGGCCCGCGCCCGAGACCTGGAGCTGTTGATCGGCATCCCGCGCGAGAGACCGGGCTCGGCGCAGTATTTCAACAGCCTGCAGAACCTGGGGGGCACGGGGGCGCACTATGCCAAGCGGCATCTGGTGCCCTTTGGTGAATACGTGCCCCTGCCCGGTCTGCTGCAACCCCTGGTGGATGGCCTGGGGGTGGAGATGGTGGATTTTGTGCCGGGTGAGGGGCCGTCATGGCTGCCGGTGCTTGGCCGCTTGGCGGGGATCAGCATCTGTTACGAGGTGGTCTTCGCCAACCTGGTGCGCCAGGCCCTGCCACAGGCAGGCTTTCTGGTGAATGTCAGCAACGACGGCTGGTTTGGTGATTCCCTGGCCCCCTGGCAGCACCTGCAGATTGCCCGTATGCGCGCCCTGGAGACCGGCCGCTACCTGCTGCGCGCAACCAACACCGGTATCTCCGCCATCATCCGCCCCGACGGCAGCCTGCAGGCGCAATCCGGTTTGTTGCAGTCGGGCGTGGTCAGCGGCCAGGTGCAACCCCGGCAGGGTGCCACCCCCTATGTCCGCTGGGGGGATGGGCCAGCACTGGCCCTGGCAATCCTGGGGTTGCTGCTGAGTGCCCGTCTGCCGCCAATGCCGCCGCGGCAGAGGCACAGCAGGGGCAGATAAGCCCCCCTGTGGCGCGGGTTTGATTCGACCAGGCTGTATCTGCCATCGGTCATTGCGGCCTGAATTGGGGCTTGAGATCAGTCGTCCTGGTCCAGCAGCATTTCCTGCATATCGGCGATCAGGTCGTCCAGGTCCAGGTCGCTCAGCCCCAGGCTGCCCTGTACCTGTTCGCGTATGTGGGGCCATTCGCCATCGACCAGTTCGTTGATCAGGCCCTCCATATGTTCGGCCAGCTTGAGATTGGCCAGAAGGCTGTGATGGGGCTCGGGGGTTTGCTTGCTGTCGTCCAGGATCCAGTCCGCCCGGTGATGATCCAGGATGGCATGGCGTACGGTCTGCGGTAGGCCCCATTCCCGTGCCATCAGATAGCCTATTACCGGGTGACCTGTCTGGTAACGACGCTCTTCTTGTTGCACCAGTTGGGGGCCATTGCCCCGGCGGCTGCCCCACAGCTGCCGGTAGCCGGGCAGTTGGCGGATCATCAGGGGGATGGCGCTGTCGTGGAACAGGCCCAGCAGGTACATTTCATCGGCGTTGGCGTTGCCCAACTGCCGGGCCAGATAACTGCCCAGGCGGGCAATCTCACTGGAGCTGTCCCAGAACCGGTGCAGGCCGGGGTCATCCTCAAAGGTCTGCTTCAAGAGCAGGGCGGTGGTCAGGTTGAAGGTGCCCTTGAGTCCCATGAAGGTGACCGCATGGGGCGCGCTGAGCAGCTTGCTGCTGAGGCCAAAAACGGGGCTGTTGACGCACTTGAGCACGGCGGCGGTCAGGCCTACGTCCTGGCCGATCAGCTTGGCAATACGGCTAAGGCTCGGTTCTTCCTTGTATTTCTCTTCCTGAAGCGCCATCAGCAACTCGGGGCGCGGCGGGATTTTTACCCCACCTAAGAGGCGCTGTAGCTGGTCTTCATCCAGGTGGTCCAGGGCATTGGCATCAAGCTGCTTGAGATCAAGCGGGTCTGTGGACAGGCTCACGGGGTTATCTTTGTTAAATTAACGTGTTGCAGAGTGACCCTGCGCTGGTTTGCGTCCTGTTGGATGGCTGCTGTAAACCCAGAACGGCAGGGGAGGGGCCTCAGCCCTCGTCGATATAGCGCTCTTCCCTGGGGGTGCTGAGGAGTTTTTCCGCCTCGGCGTTATTGCGGGCGAAGATCATGCGGACCTGGATGGCGCTGTTCACGCCCAGTTCGGCGCGCTTGCCTCGGGCCAGTTCACGGGCCTGTTTGTAGCTGTCAAACTGTTGTAGCAGTTCAAGTTGTCTGGGTTCAGTGATCTGGTAAACAAAGTAGGGCATGCTGGGTCCTGTAGGGATTGAAACGCGGTTCCATCCAGATGGGGATGCCTGGGCCGATTACAAGCCGGGTCACTGGTTGATGTCGATGCGGCCGCCGTTGCGCAGCAGGGCGAGGCTGTGGCGGCGGTCTTGCAGGCGCTGCAGGAACTTGCCCTCGATGGCGCGCTCATAGGCGCAATCGCCGTTGTAGCCCATCTCTTCCAGGCGTTTCTGCAGGTAATTGATCTCCGACAGCAGGCTCTGCTCTTGCTGTAGCCTGAAGTCACGCTGGGCGCGGATCACCTCGTTTTTTCTCATTGCTGACATCCTCGAATCGGGTTCTGAATTTTGTTCTATGCTTATCTCAGTGGGGACAATTTACCCCCTGACTGTGAATAAATGATGAATCTGAGGTGAAACCCATGGATGCATTACCCCAACCCCGAATCCAGCAACCAGTGGTGGCCGGGCTGTTTTATCCCGCCCAGGCCGACCGGCTGCAACAGGATCTGGCCAGCTATCTGCGCCAGGCCCGGCTGCCCGCTACGGATGCCCCGCCCCGCGCCCTGATCGTGCCCCACGCCGGTTATCCCTATTCAGGCCCCGTGGCGGCCAGCGCCTATTGCCTGTTGCAGGCCCATGCCGACCGGTTTCAGCGGGTGCTGCTGCTGGGGCCGGCCCATCGGCTGGCCTTTGCCGGCCTGGCCCTGCCCAGCGCCGATGCCCTGCGCAGTCCGCTGGGGGACATGCCACTGGATCGGGAGCTGTGTCAGCGGCTGCTGGCCTTGCCCTTTGTGCAGACCCTGGATGCCGCTTTCGCCCAGGAGCATTGCCTGGAGGTACAGCTGCCTTTCCTGCAGACCCTGCTGGACGGGTTCCAGCTGGCACCCCTGCTCATTGGCCAGAGCCATTATGCCCAGGTGACCCAGGTGCTGCGCCTGGTGGCCGATGATCCGCACTGTCTCATCCTGATCAGCTCGGACCTGAGTCACTACCAGGGCTACAGCCAGGCCCAGCGCCAGGATCAGCACAGCAGCGAGCGCATCCTCGCCCTGGATGCCGAGGGCCTGGGGCCAGAGGATGCCTGCGGGCGTATTGGTATTGGCGGGTTGTTGGAGCTGGCCAGATCCCTGGGCTGGCGGCCGCAGCTGCTCGA
This is a stretch of genomic DNA from gamma proteobacterium SS-5. It encodes these proteins:
- the lnt gene encoding apolipoprotein N-acyltransferase; the encoded protein is MKSLQNTSGPGPGLLARLPAGPWSYPLAFAAGALGVLGFAPFAWFPLLALGQGLLFWLLLDASPRRGLGLGYAYGLGLMGLGVSWLRISLAEFAYVPPWLAGLYTLGFVLCMALYYGLAGWAIARLGQGRGLRARLLLLAPSVWLLLEWLRGWLFTGFPWLQTGYAWIDSPLAGFAPLFGAQGMGLLGLWLAAALAWLLIGPRRLQALGLLALIPLAGLLLQQASWSQPLGGPFRVSLIQANIPQSLKWKPDHLRESVAAHLALTRQHWDSQLIIWPETAVPAMAGRVQTSLLQPLDQEARARDLELLIGIPRERPGSAQYFNSLQNLGGTGAHYAKRHLVPFGEYVPLPGLLQPLVDGLGVEMVDFVPGEGPSWLPVLGRLAGISICYEVVFANLVRQALPQAGFLVNVSNDGWFGDSLAPWQHLQIARMRALETGRYLLRATNTGISAIIRPDGSLQAQSGLLQSGVVSGQVQPRQGATPYVRWGDGPALALAILGLLLSARLPPMPPRQRHSRGR
- a CDS encoding HDOD domain-containing protein — its product is MSLSTDPLDLKQLDANALDHLDEDQLQRLLGGVKIPPRPELLMALQEEKYKEEPSLSRIAKLIGQDVGLTAAVLKCVNSPVFGLSSKLLSAPHAVTFMGLKGTFNLTTALLLKQTFEDDPGLHRFWDSSSEIARLGSYLARQLGNANADEMYLLGLFHDSAIPLMIRQLPGYRQLWGSRRGNGPQLVQQEERRYQTGHPVIGYLMAREWGLPQTVRHAILDHHRADWILDDSKQTPEPHHSLLANLKLAEHMEGLINELVDGEWPHIREQVQGSLGLSDLDLDDLIADMQEMLLDQDD
- the amrB gene encoding AmmeMemoRadiSam system protein B, which gives rise to MDALPQPRIQQPVVAGLFYPAQADRLQQDLASYLRQARLPATDAPPRALIVPHAGYPYSGPVAASAYCLLQAHADRFQRVLLLGPAHRLAFAGLALPSADALRSPLGDMPLDRELCQRLLALPFVQTLDAAFAQEHCLEVQLPFLQTLLDGFQLAPLLIGQSHYAQVTQVLRLVADDPHCLILISSDLSHYQGYSQAQRQDQHSSERILALDAEGLGPEDACGRIGIGGLLELARSLGWRPQLLDLRNSGDTAGARDQVVGYGAYAFF